A region of the Klebsiella sp. RHBSTW-00484 genome:
CGATAAAGAGAGTTCATTCTTTATCTCTCGTGATGAAACGCAAGCCACTGCTGATATGAATGAATGGATTGGAAGTCATGCAATTTCAATAATCTCGATTGAGACGATAGTGAAAGAATATCATTTTATTTGCATCAGACTCTGGTACTGCATTGAAATAAAAATCAGTGAGTCTTTGAACGATGCGATGGACTCTATACACCGGGGTGGGAAATGACTGCTTACTATATCGACGGTGTTAATATTGCCTGGCTGAATGGTGTATGCTTATTTCTTATCTTTGCCGGGTTTGTCGTGGCACTGGCCATGTTTATCATCCCTAAAAAAATTAATCTGCGAGTCAACAGAGGTAATACATTTATCTTTAGTGTGCTTATAACGTTGGCTGCGTTTGTCACGGTTGTCGTCTTTACCAGAGGGGCATTCACGATGGATGAGCTAGGGAAGGTGCGAATAAGCAGGTCATTTCTTCCCAAGCTGACTCGCTGATTAAAATTTCGCGGATCTGGGCCGATTTTTTTCCCGCAAACACATCGAATCAGCCTATTTAGGCTATTTTTTCCACCATTTCTGGCGTTATTTCCGGTTTTTACTGAGATCTCTCCCACTGACGTATCATTTGGTCCACCCGAAACAGGTTGGCCAGGGTGAATAACATCGCCAGTTGGTTATCGTTTTTCAGCAGCCCCTTGTATCTGGCTTTCACGAAGCCGAACTGCCGCTTGATGATGCGAAACGGGTGCTCCACCCTGGCACGGATGCTGGCTTTCATGTATTCGATGTTGATGGCCGTTTTGTTCTTGCGCGGATGCTGCTTCAAGGTTTTTACCCTGCCGGGACGCTCGGCGATCAGCCAGTCCACATCCACCTCGGCCAGCTCCTCGCGCTGTGGCGCTCCTTGGTAGCCGGCATCGGCTGAGACAAATTGCTCCTCTCCATGCAGCAGATTACCCAGCTGATTGAGGTCATGCTCGTTGGCCGCGGTGGTGACTAGGCTGTGGGTCAGGCCACTCTTGGCATCGACACCAATGTGGGCCTTCATGCCAAAGTGCCACTGATTGCCTTTCTTGGTCTGATGCATCTCCGGATCGCGTTGCTGCTCTTTGTTCTTGGTCGAGCTGGGTGCCTCAATGATGGTGGCATCCACCAAAGTGCCTTGGGTCATCATGACGCCTGCTTCGGCCAGCCAGCGATTGATGGTCTTGAACAATTGACGGGCCAGTTGATGCTGCTCGAGCAGGTGGCGGAAATTCATGATGGTGGTGCGATCCGGCAGGGCGCTATCCAGGGATAACCGGGCAAACAGGCGCATGGAGGCGATTTCGTACAGGGCATCTTCCATGGCACCGTCGCTCAGGTTGTACCAATGCTGCATGCAGTGAATACGCAGCATGGTCTCCAGCGGATAGGGCCGTCGGCCATTGCCCGCCTTGGGATAAAACGGCTCGATGACAGCGGTCATATTCTGCCATGGCAGAATCTGCTCCATGCGGGAGAGGAAAATCTCTTTTCGGGTCTGACGGCGCTTAGTGCTGAATTCACTATCGGCGAAGGTGAGTTGATGGCTCATGATGTCCCTCTGGGATGCGCTCCGGATGAATATGATGATCTCATATCAGGAACTTGTTCGCACCTTCCCTAGAAGCCGGGAAACACTGGAAGAGTGACTGCAAGCTCCTGGAGGTGAACATTCCAACAGGTACGTTTACTGATACTGTCAACAAACTGGATTGTGCGGGTGTCACTATCAATGTCCCTAAACCTGAATATGACGTTTATATCCGGCAGTGGAAATTGTATGAGGCTAAAAATAAATGAAGATATTTTTTTTAAAACCTCCCTTGATTTTTATATTAGTTTGCATCCCTGGCGTGTTACTTTTGTGTATTTTTTACAAGGATTATCTTGAAACACTACCAGCTACTCCAGAACAACTGAGCGAAATTGCGAAAGAAACACCCTGTGCGGGTAAAGTATTGCTGCTGGCCCTTGACGTTAACGATGATAATTCGTCTGAGCCGTTAACTCTCGGTTACGCAAACGAACTCGCGTCAGGGTGTAAAGAAAAAGAAATGCTAATGGAAAGCAAAAAAATCCGTGAGGGTGAAATGAATAAATTTCGCGAAAAACAACTGAAAGCTCTGAACGGTATCAATAAATGAAAGGGGTGATGACAATGGGGTTTGTTAAAAAAAATGGATTTCTGCTTATTCCTGCTATTTACTGGCTAATCTATCTTGGTGTCAGATTAACTTATAACGGACTGGCGGGAGAGTACACGCCTGATTTCATTCAGAGCGTTAGTCATGATGGTGTTTTTATTATCTGTAGCTTACTGGTGTTCTATCTTGCTTGTTTACGAATTAAAGACAGTGGTAGTGAAATCTCAGCAGTACTCTTTTGGTCTGTTGTTGGTTTTCATGTGGCCGCGTTAGTTATTACGTTTCTTATCTGTTTATGGCGGGGAGCGCTTTTGTGGGACGTTATTTTCTTCTGGCAACTGGGGGCCGCCATGTTATTGCTGTTTTTTATGCCTGCTTACCTTCTCCTGCGGTGATTAAACCGTTAATACTGATATTTTCGCGATGATCTGATTTGTATTTTAGATGGTTAATTACCCCCTCATTAAGGAACGCCTGCATGAGTAATAACATCATGGATACCGTCGCTCAGGCCGTGAATTCGCTGGTGTCTGCGTTTAAATTGCCCGACGAATCTGCCAAAGCCAACGACATGCTGGGCAGCATGAATTTCCCACAGTTCAGCCGGGTTTTGCCCTATAAGGATTATGATTCTGCGACCGGACTGTTTATTAATACCAAAACCGTCGGCTTTATGTTTGAGGCCCGGCCTTTACCGGGCGCTAACGCACATATCGTGGCCTCACTGGAAAACCTGCTGAGAACCAAAATTCCCCGCGGTGTTCCGGTGACCATTAATCTTATCTCGAGCAAGCTGGTCGGGGACGATATTGAGTATGGGTTACGGGAGTTCAGCTGGAGCGGTAAAGAGGCCAAAAAGTTTAATGCCATTACCCGCGCCTATTATCTTCGGGCGGCTGAAACACAGTTCTCCCTGCCTCCGGGGATGGATTTACCCCTGACTCTGCGTAACTACCGTGTCTTTATCTCCTGCTGTGTACCCCGAAAGAAACATTCGAAAGCACAGATCGTCGAGCTGGAGAACCAGGTAAAAATCATCCGGGCTTCCCTGCAGGGGGCGCAAATTCCAACGCGGATACTGGATGCCCAGGGCCTGGTCGATATCGTGCGTGAACAGGTGAACCCTGATCCGGGTGAAATGTACCGTAAGCCTTACAAACTGGACCCGTACCAGGACCTGAATTATCAGTGTGTGGATGACAGTTTTGATATGCAGGTCACTGCAAACCACCTGAAGATTGGTCTGCTGGACCGGAACGGTAAAGAGAAAGTCACCCGTGTTACCAATTATCATCTGGCCCGCGATCCGGAAATCGCCTTCCTCTGGACCAGTGCGGACAACTACGCCAACCTCTTGAACCCGGAGCTCTCCATCTCCTGCCCGTTTGTCATCACGCTGACGTTAATGGTGGAGGACCAGGTGAAGACCCAGAACGAGGCCAACCTGAAGTACCTCGATCTGGAGAAAAAAAGCAAAACGTCCTATGCGAAGTATTTCCCGTCCGTGGAAAAAGAGGTTCAGGAGTGGGGGGACATCCGCCAGAGGCTGGCAACGAATCAGTCCTCGCTGGTGAGTTACTTCTTTAATATCACGGCCTACACCGACGATAACGCCGAAGCCTCTCTGGCGACCGAGCAGCAGATCCTCAACAGCTATCGTAAAGGCGGCTTTGAGCTGCTGCCCGCACGTTACCACCATCTGCGAAATTATCTGGCCATGCTGCCGTTTAAATCCGGTGAGGGGCTTTTCAAAGAGCTTCAGGCTGCAGGTGTCGTCAAGCGGGCAGAAACCTTCAATGTGGCCAACCTGCTGCCGGTTGTTGCCGACAGTCCGTTAGCGCCTGCCGGATTACTGGCGCCCACCTATCGCAACCAGCTGGCGTTCATCGACCTGTTCTATGAGGGGATGAACAACACCAACTTCAATA
Encoded here:
- a CDS encoding IS5-like element ISKpn26 family transposase, translating into MSHQLTFADSEFSTKRRQTRKEIFLSRMEQILPWQNMTAVIEPFYPKAGNGRRPYPLETMLRIHCMQHWYNLSDGAMEDALYEIASMRLFARLSLDSALPDRTTIMNFRHLLEQHQLARQLFKTINRWLAEAGVMMTQGTLVDATIIEAPSSTKNKEQQRDPEMHQTKKGNQWHFGMKAHIGVDAKSGLTHSLVTTAANEHDLNQLGNLLHGEEQFVSADAGYQGAPQREELAEVDVDWLIAERPGRVKTLKQHPRKNKTAINIEYMKASIRARVEHPFRIIKRQFGFVKARYKGLLKNDNQLAMLFTLANLFRVDQMIRQWERSQ
- the traC gene encoding type IV secretion system protein TraC encodes the protein MSNNIMDTVAQAVNSLVSAFKLPDESAKANDMLGSMNFPQFSRVLPYKDYDSATGLFINTKTVGFMFEARPLPGANAHIVASLENLLRTKIPRGVPVTINLISSKLVGDDIEYGLREFSWSGKEAKKFNAITRAYYLRAAETQFSLPPGMDLPLTLRNYRVFISCCVPRKKHSKAQIVELENQVKIIRASLQGAQIPTRILDAQGLVDIVREQVNPDPGEMYRKPYKLDPYQDLNYQCVDDSFDMQVTANHLKIGLLDRNGKEKVTRVTNYHLARDPEIAFLWTSADNYANLLNPELSISCPFVITLTLMVEDQVKTQNEANLKYLDLEKKSKTSYAKYFPSVEKEVQEWGDIRQRLATNQSSLVSYFFNITAYTDDNAEASLATEQQILNSYRKGGFELLPARYHHLRNYLAMLPFKSGEGLFKELQAAGVVKRAETFNVANLLPVVADSPLAPAGLLAPTYRNQLAFIDLFYEGMNNTNFNMAVCGTSGAGKTGLIQPLIRSVLDSGGFAWVFDMGDGYKSLCENMGGVYLDGDSLKFNPFANILDDANFDLSAERIRDQMSVMASPNGNLDEVHEGLLLQAVQAAWLSKRNKARIDDVVDFLKTAKESQEYAESPTIRSRLDEMIILLDQYTVNGIYGDYFNSDEPSLHDDARMVVLELGGLESRPSLLVAVMFSLIIYIENRMYQSPRSLKKLNVIDEGWRLLDFKNEKVGTFIEKGYRTARRHLGSYITITQNIVDFDSPTASSAARAAWGNSSYKVILKQSAKEFAKYNQLYPDQFTQMQRDMINSFGSAKDQWFSSFMLQVEAHTSWHRLFVDPLSRAMYSSSGADFEYIKGRKKQGTDIHDAVYELASRNFPAEMSDLEARIAHDNIRNVA